One genomic window of Roseateles sp. DAIF2 includes the following:
- the erpA gene encoding iron-sulfur cluster insertion protein ErpA, with the protein MSAVLDTPTVGADDMPAPLVFTDSAADKVRDLVAEEGNPDLKLRVFVQGGGCSGFQYGFTFDEAVNEDDTQMNKNGVTLLIDAMSLQYLMGAEIDYKEDLQGAQFVIKNPNASTTCGCGSSFSV; encoded by the coding sequence ATGAGCGCAGTTCTCGACACTCCCACCGTTGGCGCCGACGACATGCCCGCGCCGCTGGTCTTCACCGACAGCGCCGCCGACAAGGTGCGTGATCTGGTGGCCGAGGAAGGCAATCCGGATCTGAAGCTGCGCGTGTTCGTGCAGGGCGGCGGCTGCTCCGGCTTCCAGTACGGCTTCACCTTCGACGAGGCCGTCAACGAAGACGACACCCAGATGAACAAGAACGGCGTCACCCTGCTGATCGACGCGATGAGCCTGCAGTACCTGATGGGCGCCGAGATCGACTACAAGGAAGACCTGCAGGGCGCGCAGTTCGTGATCAAGAACCCGAACGCGAGCACCACCTGCGGCTGCGGTTCGAGCTTCTCGGTCTGA
- a CDS encoding GNAT family N-acetyltransferase has translation MTAPQKPAAAAESAPAWGALQLLPSWVPIRSLARRHRRRIKDHLLSLSERDRYLRFGYPASDEQITRYAMGLDFERDEVLGIFNRRLQLVAMAHLAYAPQPQRQGKPAMAEFGVSVLDKARGRGFGARLFERAALHARNRGIETLFIHALSENAPMLKIARKAGATVERDGSESEAWLRLPPDTVASHVGEAIERHMAELDFQFKRHIRVLGDIIDGVAEVKSQFDDAGNKAAKQ, from the coding sequence ATGACCGCGCCGCAAAAACCCGCCGCCGCCGCCGAATCCGCCCCGGCCTGGGGGGCGCTGCAGCTGCTGCCCTCCTGGGTGCCGATCCGCTCGCTGGCGCGCCGGCATCGCCGCCGCATCAAGGACCATCTGCTGAGCCTGTCCGAGCGCGACCGCTACCTGCGTTTCGGCTACCCGGCCTCAGATGAGCAGATCACCCGTTATGCGATGGGCCTGGATTTCGAGCGCGACGAGGTGCTGGGCATCTTCAACCGCCGGCTGCAGCTGGTGGCGATGGCGCATCTGGCCTACGCCCCGCAGCCGCAGCGCCAGGGCAAGCCGGCGATGGCCGAGTTCGGCGTCTCGGTGCTGGACAAGGCGCGCGGCCGCGGCTTCGGCGCCCGGCTGTTCGAACGCGCCGCCCTGCATGCTCGCAACCGCGGCATCGAGACCCTGTTCATCCACGCGCTGAGCGAGAACGCGCCGATGCTGAAGATCGCGCGCAAGGCCGGCGCCACGGTGGAGCGCGACGGCTCCGAGTCCGAGGCCTGGCTGCGCCTGCCGCCGGACACGGTGGCCTCCCATGTCGGCGAGGCGATCGAGCGCCACATGGCCGAGCTGGACTTCCAGTTCAAGCGCCATATCCGCGTGCTGGGCGACATCATCGACGGCGTGGCCGAGGTGAAATCCCAGTTCGACGACGCCGGCAACAAGGCCGCCAAGCAGTAG
- the gnd gene encoding decarboxylating NADP(+)-dependent phosphogluconate dehydrogenase, with amino-acid sequence MHSAQADIALIGLAVMGQNLILNMNDHGFTVVAYNRTTSKVDEFLAHEAKGTKVIGAHSIEEMVGLLKRPRRVMLMVKAGAPVDEFIEQLLPHLEPGDIIIDGGNSLFDDTARRVKYVESKGLLYIGTGVSGGEEGARFGPSIMPGGSPAAWPHVKPIFQAIAAKVDDGSPCCDWVGEGGSGHYVKMVHNGIEYGDMQLICEAYQLMQEGLGLTPDEMSAMFADWNRGELDSYLIEITRDILAKKDEADGAPLVDKILDTAGQKGTGKWTVISSADLGIPITLMAEAVYSRCVSAMKNLRVEAARLFPGGSRKIEDAERAAFVEEIRQALYASKIVSYAQGYMLMAAAAEQNGWHLNYGGIALMWRGGCIIRSAFLGNIKDAFDQNPQLQNLLLAPFFEQAIKKSEASWRRVVATAVLKGIPVPAFASALAFFDGFRSARLPANLLQAQRDYFGAHTYERVDQPRGQFFHTNWTGSGGRTASSTYSV; translated from the coding sequence ATGGGCCAGAACCTGATCCTCAACATGAACGACCATGGCTTCACCGTCGTGGCCTACAACCGCACCACGTCCAAGGTGGACGAGTTCCTGGCCCATGAGGCCAAGGGCACGAAGGTGATCGGCGCGCATTCGATCGAGGAGATGGTCGGCCTGCTGAAACGCCCGCGCCGCGTGATGCTGATGGTCAAGGCCGGCGCGCCGGTGGACGAGTTCATCGAGCAGCTGCTGCCGCACCTGGAGCCGGGCGACATCATCATCGACGGCGGCAACTCGCTGTTCGACGACACCGCGCGCCGCGTCAAGTACGTCGAGTCCAAGGGCCTGCTCTACATCGGCACCGGCGTCTCCGGCGGCGAGGAAGGCGCGCGCTTCGGCCCCAGCATCATGCCCGGCGGCTCGCCGGCGGCCTGGCCGCATGTGAAGCCGATCTTCCAGGCCATCGCCGCCAAAGTCGATGACGGCTCCCCCTGCTGCGACTGGGTCGGCGAGGGCGGCTCGGGCCATTACGTCAAGATGGTGCACAACGGCATCGAGTACGGCGACATGCAGCTGATCTGCGAGGCCTACCAGCTGATGCAGGAAGGCCTGGGCCTGACGCCCGACGAGATGAGCGCGATGTTCGCCGACTGGAACCGCGGCGAGCTCGACTCCTACCTGATCGAGATCACCCGCGACATCCTGGCCAAGAAGGACGAGGCGGACGGCGCGCCGCTGGTCGACAAGATCCTCGACACCGCCGGCCAGAAGGGCACCGGCAAATGGACCGTGATCTCCTCGGCCGACCTGGGCATCCCGATCACGCTGATGGCCGAGGCGGTCTACAGCCGCTGCGTCTCCGCGATGAAGAACCTGCGCGTCGAGGCGGCCAGGCTGTTCCCGGGCGGCAGCCGCAAGATCGAGGACGCCGAGCGCGCCGCCTTCGTCGAGGAGATCCGCCAGGCGCTCTACGCCTCCAAGATCGTCAGCTATGCCCAGGGCTATATGCTGATGGCGGCGGCCGCCGAGCAGAACGGCTGGCACCTGAACTACGGCGGCATCGCGCTGATGTGGCGCGGCGGCTGCATCATCCGCAGCGCCTTCCTCGGCAACATCAAGGACGCCTTCGACCAGAACCCGCAGCTGCAGAACCTGCTGCTGGCGCCCTTCTTCGAGCAGGCGATCAAGAAGAGCGAGGCCAGCTGGCGCCGCGTGGTCGCCACCGCGGTGCTGAAGGGCATCCCGGTGCCGGCCTTCGCCAGCGCGCTGGCCTTCTTCGACGGTTTCCGCAGCGCGCGCCTGCCGGCCAACCTGCTGCAGGCCCAGCGCGACTACTTCGGTGCCCATACCTATGAACGCGTGGACCAGCCGCGCGGCCAGTTCTTCCACACCAACTGGACCGGCAGCGGCGGGCGCACCGCGTCGAGCACCTACTCGGTCTGA
- a CDS encoding M23 family metallopeptidase: protein MIDWKNELKQALARAEAFAARHPRALTSTVVGLLGGFAVTAFGIAPLAPNAEDLPQYLITEPVRTLDLDEQLSALAAHQMALVRNDQTRASDTADSLLRRMGAFDPAAAAFLRNDQLGQRVLKGRVGKMVQLSADADGTVRSMIVRFPAELAEQQATHFSRLSIERQGEVFSARLETVPLQAQVRLGSGMVRSSLFVATDEAGIPDAIASQMADMFSGDIDFHRELRKGDRFSVVFEAMTADGEPINWGQTSGRVIAAEFVNNGKSHAAVWYKDSATGKGNFYGFDGQSKRRSFLASPMEFSRVTSGFAMRFHPILQKWRAHLGTDYGAPTGTPVRTVGDGAVEFAGWQNGFGNVIFVRHSGERQTVYAHLSRIDVKKGQKVEQGQKIGAVGATGWATGPHLHFEFRVKGQHQDPRVIARASEAINLPASAKAQFQATVASVKNQLSAAESMGVGVSGAD, encoded by the coding sequence GTGATTGACTGGAAAAACGAACTGAAGCAGGCTCTGGCGCGAGCCGAAGCCTTCGCAGCTCGGCACCCGCGCGCCCTCACCAGCACCGTGGTGGGCCTGCTGGGCGGCTTTGCCGTCACCGCCTTTGGTATCGCACCGCTGGCGCCCAATGCCGAGGATCTGCCGCAATACCTGATCACCGAGCCGGTGCGCACGCTGGATCTGGACGAGCAGCTCAGCGCGCTGGCCGCGCATCAGATGGCCCTGGTCCGCAACGACCAGACCCGCGCCAGCGACACCGCCGATTCGCTGCTGCGCCGCATGGGCGCCTTCGACCCGGCCGCCGCCGCCTTCCTACGCAATGACCAGCTGGGCCAGCGCGTGCTGAAGGGCCGCGTCGGCAAGATGGTGCAGCTGAGCGCCGATGCCGACGGCACCGTGCGCTCGATGATCGTGCGCTTCCCGGCCGAGCTGGCCGAGCAGCAGGCCACCCACTTCAGCCGCCTGAGCATCGAGCGCCAGGGCGAGGTCTTCAGCGCCCGGCTCGAGACCGTGCCGCTGCAGGCCCAGGTGCGCCTGGGCAGCGGCATGGTGCGCAGCTCGCTGTTCGTCGCCACCGACGAGGCCGGCATCCCCGATGCGATCGCCTCGCAGATGGCCGACATGTTCTCCGGCGACATCGATTTCCACCGCGAGCTGCGCAAGGGCGACCGCTTCTCGGTGGTGTTCGAGGCCATGACCGCCGACGGCGAGCCGATCAATTGGGGCCAGACCAGCGGCCGCGTGATCGCCGCCGAGTTCGTCAACAACGGCAAGAGCCATGCCGCGGTCTGGTACAAGGATTCCGCGACCGGCAAGGGCAACTTCTACGGCTTCGATGGCCAGAGCAAGCGCCGCTCCTTCCTGGCCAGCCCGATGGAGTTCTCGCGCGTGACCTCCGGTTTCGCGATGCGCTTCCACCCGATCCTGCAGAAGTGGCGCGCCCACCTCGGCACCGACTACGGCGCGCCGACCGGCACGCCGGTGCGCACCGTCGGCGACGGCGCGGTCGAGTTCGCCGGCTGGCAGAACGGCTTCGGCAATGTGATCTTCGTGCGCCACAGCGGCGAGCGCCAGACCGTCTACGCCCACCTGAGCCGCATCGACGTCAAGAAGGGCCAGAAGGTCGAGCAGGGCCAGAAGATCGGCGCCGTCGGCGCCACCGGCTGGGCCACCGGCCCGCATCTGCACTTCGAATTCCGCGTCAAGGGCCAGCACCAGGATCCGCGCGTGATCGCGCGCGCCTCCGAGGCGATCAACCTGCCGGCCAGCGCCAAGGCGCAGTTCCAGGCCACCGTGGCCAGCGTCAAGAACCAGCTCTCGGCCGCCGAGTCGATGGGCGTCGGCGTCAGCGGCGCGGACTGA
- a CDS encoding anhydro-N-acetylmuramic acid kinase produces MSDLFIGLMSGTSLDGVDAVLARFPGRDGTPAEVLGHRHQPFEDFLREELLALNSPGANEAHRCALAANGVARAYAQLSHELLRETGHQPSEVRALGAHGQTIRHRPGEFDGSGYTLQLLNGALLAELSGIDVICDLRSRDLAAGGQGAPLVPAFHRALFGRADADVAVLNIGGISNISLLGRDGATLGYDCGPGNCLMDFWVARHRGLPYDADGAWAASGRALPTLLQTLLAEPFFALPAPRSTGRDLFNPDWLLRQLPADARPEDVQATLLELTAASIADCLRDAAAGSELLVCGGGALNGRLMARLQTRLPALTVLSSAARGLPPMQVEAAAFAWLAQRFVRREPGNLPRVTGAAGPRLLGALHPA; encoded by the coding sequence GTGAGCGATCTGTTCATCGGCCTGATGTCCGGCACCTCGCTGGACGGGGTCGACGCGGTGCTGGCGCGCTTCCCGGGCCGCGACGGCACCCCGGCCGAGGTGCTGGGCCACCGGCACCAGCCCTTCGAAGATTTTTTGCGCGAGGAGCTGCTCGCACTGAACAGCCCCGGCGCCAACGAGGCGCACCGCTGCGCGCTGGCCGCCAATGGCGTCGCGCGCGCCTATGCCCAGCTGAGCCATGAGCTGCTGCGCGAGACGGGCCACCAACCCAGCGAGGTGCGCGCGCTCGGTGCCCATGGCCAGACCATCCGCCATCGCCCCGGCGAGTTCGACGGCAGCGGCTACACCCTGCAGCTGCTCAACGGCGCCCTGCTGGCCGAGCTGAGCGGCATCGACGTGATCTGCGACCTGCGCAGCCGCGACCTCGCCGCCGGCGGCCAGGGCGCGCCGCTGGTGCCAGCCTTCCACCGCGCGCTGTTTGGCCGCGCCGACGCGGATGTCGCGGTGCTGAACATCGGCGGCATCAGCAATATCAGCCTGCTGGGCCGTGACGGCGCCACCCTCGGCTACGACTGCGGGCCGGGCAACTGCCTGATGGACTTTTGGGTGGCGCGGCATCGCGGCCTACCCTATGACGCCGATGGCGCCTGGGCCGCCAGCGGCCGGGCGCTGCCGACGCTGCTGCAGACTCTGCTGGCCGAACCCTTCTTCGCGCTGCCCGCACCGCGCAGCACCGGCCGCGACCTGTTCAATCCCGACTGGCTGCTGCGCCAGCTGCCCGCCGACGCCCGCCCCGAGGATGTGCAGGCCACCCTGCTCGAGCTGACCGCGGCCAGCATCGCCGACTGCCTGCGCGACGCGGCGGCCGGCAGCGAGCTGCTGGTCTGCGGCGGCGGCGCCCTGAACGGCCGGCTGATGGCGCGCTTGCAGACCCGACTGCCCGCGCTAACCGTGCTGAGCAGCGCCGCCCGCGGCCTGCCGCCGATGCAGGTGGAGGCCGCCGCCTTCGCCTGGCTGGCCCAGCGCTTCGTGCGCCGCGAGCCGGGCAATCTGCCGCGCGTCACCGGCGCCGCCGGCCCGCGCCTGCTGGGCGCGCTGCACCCGGCCTAA
- a CDS encoding DUF2726 domain-containing protein — protein sequence MQTIVPWIIALVSGLGFVAIAVLWLLRRPSQGAKPLPTEWSLSARPVFSTDERRVYRLLKEALPHHVILSKLPLVRFCQPTEAKQVRYWFDLLGATHVSFAICSPNGRVLAAVDLDSDRQASSRSLQIKQSVLGACRVRYLRCPIDNLPSAAELQLLVPFSGAANRGPQPATLPQRAPARPSISAKTPRRGGSRENLWQDSAVFHDSFFAPDSRYDSLAGSRPGFRNSRPFGEPLGADSQYPDEAPNDIVGVVVDSPRYGHR from the coding sequence ATGCAAACAATCGTTCCGTGGATCATCGCGCTGGTATCCGGCCTGGGTTTCGTGGCGATCGCCGTGCTGTGGCTGCTGCGCCGCCCCAGCCAGGGCGCCAAGCCGCTGCCCACCGAGTGGTCCCTGAGCGCACGCCCCGTGTTCAGCACCGATGAGCGCCGCGTCTACCGCCTGCTCAAGGAAGCGCTGCCGCACCATGTCATCCTGTCCAAGCTGCCGCTGGTGCGCTTCTGTCAGCCCACCGAGGCCAAGCAGGTGCGCTACTGGTTCGACCTGCTGGGCGCCACCCATGTGAGCTTCGCGATCTGCAGTCCGAACGGCCGCGTGCTGGCCGCGGTGGACCTGGACAGCGACCGCCAGGCCTCCAGCCGCAGCCTGCAGATCAAGCAGTCGGTGCTGGGCGCCTGCCGCGTGCGCTATCTGCGCTGCCCGATCGACAACCTGCCCAGCGCCGCCGAGCTGCAGCTGCTGGTGCCCTTCAGCGGCGCCGCCAACCGCGGCCCGCAGCCGGCCACCCTGCCGCAGCGGGCGCCGGCGCGCCCCAGCATCAGCGCCAAGACGCCGCGCCGCGGCGGCAGCCGCGAGAACCTCTGGCAGGACTCGGCCGTGTTCCACGACTCCTTCTTCGCGCCGGACAGCCGCTACGACAGCCTGGCCGGCAGCCGCCCGGGCTTCCGCAACAGCCGCCCCTTCGGCGAGCCGCTGGGCGCCGATTCGCAGTACCCGGACGAGGCGCCGAATGACATCGTCGGCGTGGTGGTGGACTCGCCGCGCTACGGTCATCGCTAG
- the tyrS gene encoding tyrosine--tRNA ligase, whose translation MAISKRGVDELLPEADWLNKLARAEATGVPLRIKLGLDPTAPDIHIGHTVVLNKMRQLQDLGHQVIFLIGDFTSMIGDPSGRNATRPPLTPEQIKHNAETYYKQASLVLDPARTEIRYNSEWSDPLGARGLIQLAAKYTVARMMERDDFTKRFAAQTPISVHEFLYPLMQGYDSVALKSDLELGGTDQKFNLLMGRHLQQEYGQEPQCILTMPLLEGLDGVEKMSKSKNNYVGITDPATQMFAKILSISDVQMWKWFELLSFRPLDEIARLKAETEAGRNPKEAKVLLAKEITARFHSASAADEAEQDFNKRAAGGIPDDIPALNLSGAPQGIGALLKAAGLVASGSEAMRMVEQGGVRIDGTVISDKGLKLEAGTFVLQVGKRKFARVTLA comes from the coding sequence ATGGCCATCTCCAAGCGCGGCGTGGACGAGCTGCTGCCCGAGGCCGACTGGCTGAACAAGCTGGCCCGCGCCGAGGCCACCGGCGTGCCGCTGCGCATCAAGCTGGGCCTGGACCCGACCGCGCCGGACATCCACATCGGCCACACGGTGGTGCTGAACAAGATGCGCCAGCTGCAGGACCTGGGCCACCAGGTGATCTTCCTGATCGGCGACTTCACCTCGATGATCGGCGACCCCTCGGGCCGCAATGCCACGCGCCCGCCGCTGACGCCCGAGCAGATCAAGCACAACGCCGAGACCTACTACAAGCAGGCCAGCCTGGTGCTGGACCCCGCCCGCACCGAGATCCGCTACAACAGCGAGTGGAGCGACCCGCTGGGCGCGCGCGGCCTGATCCAGCTGGCCGCCAAGTACACGGTGGCGCGCATGATGGAGCGCGACGACTTCACCAAGCGCTTCGCGGCCCAGACCCCGATCTCGGTGCACGAGTTCCTCTACCCGCTGATGCAGGGCTACGACTCGGTGGCGCTGAAGAGCGACCTGGAGCTGGGCGGCACCGACCAGAAATTCAACCTGCTGATGGGCCGCCACCTGCAGCAGGAATATGGCCAGGAGCCGCAGTGCATCCTGACCATGCCCCTGCTAGAGGGCCTGGACGGCGTCGAGAAGATGTCCAAGTCCAAGAACAACTATGTGGGCATCACCGATCCGGCCACGCAGATGTTCGCGAAGATCCTGTCGATCAGCGACGTGCAGATGTGGAAATGGTTCGAGCTGCTGAGCTTCCGCCCGCTGGACGAGATCGCGCGCCTGAAGGCCGAGACCGAGGCCGGCCGCAACCCCAAGGAAGCCAAGGTGCTGCTGGCCAAGGAGATCACCGCTCGCTTCCATTCGGCGAGCGCGGCCGACGAGGCCGAGCAGGACTTCAACAAGCGCGCCGCGGGCGGCATTCCGGACGACATCCCGGCGCTAAACCTGTCCGGCGCCCCGCAGGGCATCGGCGCGCTGCTGAAGGCGGCGGGGCTGGTGGCCTCGGGCAGCGAGGCGATGCGCATGGTCGAGCAGGGCGGCGTCCGGATCGACGGCACGGTGATCAGCGACAAGGGCCTGAAGCTGGAAGCCGGCACCTTCGTGCTGCAGGTCGGCAAGCGCAAGTTCGCGCGCGTGACCCTGGCTTGA
- the rpsI gene encoding 30S ribosomal protein S9, giving the protein MIGNWNYGTGRRKSSVARVFIKKGTGQIVINGKPVEQYFGRQTSIMIAKQPLLLTNNGEAFDIKVNVHGGGESGQAGAVRHGITRALIDYDAALKPELSRAGFVTRDAREVERKKVGLHGARRRKQFSKR; this is encoded by the coding sequence ATGATCGGAAACTGGAACTACGGTACCGGACGCCGCAAGTCGTCGGTCGCTCGCGTCTTCATCAAGAAGGGCACGGGCCAGATCGTCATCAACGGCAAGCCCGTTGAGCAGTACTTCGGCCGTCAAACCTCGATCATGATCGCCAAGCAGCCCCTGCTGCTGACGAACAATGGCGAGGCCTTCGACATCAAGGTGAACGTCCACGGTGGTGGCGAGTCCGGCCAGGCCGGCGCCGTCCGTCACGGCATCACCCGCGCGCTGATCGACTACGACGCCGCGCTGAAGCCCGAACTGAGCCGCGCCGGCTTCGTCACTCGCGATGCGCGTGAAGTCGAGCGTAAGAAGGTCGGTCTGCACGGCGCTCGTCGTCGTAAGCAGTTCAGCAAGCGCTGA
- the rplM gene encoding 50S ribosomal protein L13 encodes MKTFSAKPAEVTHEWFVIDATDKVLGRVASEVALRLRGKHKAIYTPHVDTGDFIVIINADKLRVTGNKATDKVYYRHSGFPGGIYATKFKDMQAKHPGRALEKAVKGMLPKGPLGYAMVKKLKVYAGATHPHTAQQPKALEI; translated from the coding sequence ATGAAGACCTTCAGCGCCAAGCCGGCCGAGGTGACGCACGAGTGGTTTGTGATTGACGCCACCGACAAGGTGCTCGGACGTGTTGCCAGCGAAGTGGCACTCCGTTTGCGCGGCAAGCACAAGGCCATCTACACGCCTCACGTCGACACCGGTGATTTCATCGTCATCATCAACGCCGACAAGCTGCGTGTCACCGGCAACAAAGCCACGGACAAGGTGTACTACCGTCACTCGGGTTTCCCGGGCGGCATCTACGCCACCAAGTTCAAGGACATGCAAGCCAAGCATCCGGGCCGTGCCCTGGAGAAGGCCGTCAAGGGCATGCTGCCCAAGGGCCCGCTGGGTTATGCCATGGTGAAGAAGCTGAAGGTTTACGCAGGTGCCACGCACCCGCATACCGCCCAGCAGCCGAAGGCGCTGGAAATCTAA